The following coding sequences lie in one Myxococcus xanthus genomic window:
- a CDS encoding efflux RND transporter permease subunit — translation MIEALVRWSVRHRVWVLALTGVLALAGVAVSLRLELDAMPDITTNQVLVLTRAPGLTPEEVERLVTRPVEVALGGMPGLEEQRSLSRYGLSSVTAVFADGVDPYRARQQVQERLNVLGSTLPPGVDPPELGPLTGGLGEVFHFTLSSPERTGAQLLELTQFRVAPRLRSVPGVVEVNSWGGHQRTLEVRADAVRLAQRGVTLAQLRDALERATGSAPGASLPVGERHVLIRAVARPRAPADLAEALIPRPGAMAVRLGDVAEVTEGALPRIGSATSNGRGETVYVMVQMLRDANALAVTSAISDALPDVRALLPEDVRLDVVYDRATLVRGTVRTVGKNLLEGGLLVVGVLFLLLGSVRAGLLVASAIPLSMLGATTAMVALDIPGNLMSLGAIDFGLLVDGAVVMVEGLFHRLAHLSPEEKKRPPREHVEETAVSLARPVFFSVLIILLVYLPILSLRGVDGKMFRPMAMTVVFALATALLLSLTFIPAAASWLIRPEHVPAREPLLVRWFERLYAPVLRQSVRRRVPVAAVAVFLLAVGGWIFARAGTEFTPQLDEGDMVIQTTRVPDISLDAAVSEAGRMERVLLEAIPEVRQVVSRVGSPAVATDIMGLEMADVFVSLAPRDAWRPGLTRESLIEEMGQVLEARVPGGDPSFTQPIQMRFNELLGGAVTDVALSIYGEDLTELGRLARRAAALLSQEPGAVDVRVLAPPEVPLFEVTPRSLDSARAGLGAVDVLEAVSAVRSGVEVGATWDGAVRVPIVLRLTGASDAFSLSELPLPTETGGLVPLSRVADVRLTSSPGLVSREGGQRRLVVGFNVRGADLGTVVERARSRVEQALAPPDGYRLEWGGQYETLTEARQRLSLVLPAVALLIFAVLLFAFRRMRPALAIFANVPFACVGGMMALAARDLPVSISAAVGFIALSGIAVLNGVVLMSREQRLEADGHAPGEAVVMAARERARPVLMTALVAALGFIPMMLARGVGAEVQRPLATVVVGGLVTSTLLTLVILPTLYPWFAGGTRTQTRA, via the coding sequence GTGATTGAAGCCCTCGTGCGCTGGTCGGTGCGTCACCGGGTCTGGGTCCTGGCCCTCACGGGCGTGCTCGCGCTGGCGGGCGTCGCGGTGTCGCTCCGCCTGGAGCTGGACGCGATGCCGGATATCACCACGAACCAGGTGCTCGTTCTCACGCGTGCGCCCGGCCTGACGCCCGAGGAGGTGGAGCGGCTGGTGACGCGGCCGGTGGAGGTGGCCCTGGGCGGCATGCCAGGACTCGAGGAGCAGCGCAGCCTGTCCCGCTATGGCCTTTCCTCCGTCACCGCCGTGTTCGCGGACGGCGTGGACCCGTACCGGGCCCGGCAGCAGGTGCAGGAGCGCCTCAACGTGCTCGGCTCCACGCTGCCCCCGGGCGTGGACCCACCGGAGCTGGGGCCGCTCACCGGTGGGTTGGGCGAGGTCTTCCACTTCACGCTGTCCTCGCCGGAGCGCACGGGCGCGCAGTTGCTCGAGCTGACGCAGTTTCGCGTGGCGCCCCGCCTGCGTTCGGTGCCGGGCGTGGTGGAGGTCAACAGCTGGGGAGGCCACCAGCGCACGCTGGAGGTGCGCGCGGACGCGGTGCGTCTGGCCCAGCGGGGCGTGACGCTCGCGCAGTTGCGTGACGCGCTGGAGCGAGCCACCGGCAGCGCTCCGGGCGCGAGCCTTCCGGTGGGAGAGCGCCACGTCCTGATTCGCGCCGTGGCGCGGCCTCGGGCGCCGGCCGACCTGGCGGAGGCGTTGATTCCCCGGCCTGGGGCCATGGCCGTGCGCCTGGGCGACGTGGCCGAGGTCACCGAAGGCGCGCTGCCTCGCATTGGCAGCGCCACCTCCAATGGGCGCGGCGAGACGGTCTACGTCATGGTGCAGATGCTCCGGGATGCCAATGCGCTCGCCGTGACGAGCGCCATCTCCGACGCGCTACCCGATGTGCGAGCGCTGCTGCCCGAGGACGTGCGGTTGGACGTCGTCTACGACCGCGCCACGTTGGTGCGCGGCACGGTGCGCACCGTGGGCAAGAACCTGCTGGAAGGAGGGCTGCTCGTCGTGGGCGTCCTCTTCCTGTTGCTCGGCAGCGTGCGCGCGGGCCTGCTGGTCGCTTCGGCCATTCCGTTGTCCATGCTGGGCGCGACCACGGCCATGGTGGCGCTGGACATCCCCGGCAACCTGATGAGCCTGGGAGCCATCGACTTCGGCCTGCTGGTGGATGGCGCGGTGGTGATGGTGGAGGGCCTGTTCCACCGGCTGGCGCATCTGTCGCCGGAGGAGAAAAAGCGACCGCCCCGTGAGCACGTCGAGGAGACGGCCGTGTCCCTGGCCCGTCCCGTCTTCTTCTCCGTGCTCATCATCCTGCTCGTGTACCTGCCCATCCTGTCCCTGCGAGGGGTGGACGGGAAGATGTTCCGGCCCATGGCGATGACCGTCGTCTTCGCGCTGGCCACCGCGCTGCTGCTGTCGTTGACCTTCATCCCCGCCGCCGCGAGTTGGCTGATTCGCCCCGAGCACGTCCCCGCGCGCGAGCCACTGCTGGTCCGCTGGTTCGAGCGTCTCTACGCCCCGGTGTTGCGTCAGAGCGTGCGCCGGCGCGTGCCCGTGGCCGCCGTGGCCGTGTTCCTGTTGGCCGTGGGTGGGTGGATCTTCGCTCGCGCGGGTACGGAGTTCACGCCGCAGTTGGACGAAGGCGACATGGTGATTCAAACCACGCGTGTCCCCGATATCAGCCTGGACGCGGCGGTGAGCGAAGCGGGCCGGATGGAGCGAGTCCTGCTCGAAGCGATTCCGGAGGTCCGCCAGGTCGTCTCGCGCGTGGGCAGCCCCGCGGTGGCCACGGACATCATGGGCTTGGAGATGGCGGACGTCTTCGTGTCGTTGGCGCCGAGGGATGCGTGGCGGCCCGGGCTCACCCGTGAGTCGCTCATCGAGGAGATGGGGCAGGTGCTGGAAGCCCGTGTCCCAGGTGGAGACCCGTCCTTCACGCAGCCCATCCAGATGCGCTTCAACGAGCTGCTCGGGGGCGCGGTGACGGACGTGGCGCTCAGCATCTACGGCGAGGACCTGACCGAGCTCGGGCGCCTGGCTCGCCGGGCCGCGGCGCTGTTGAGCCAGGAACCGGGTGCCGTGGACGTGCGTGTACTCGCTCCGCCGGAGGTGCCGCTCTTCGAGGTGACGCCGCGCTCGCTGGATTCGGCCCGTGCGGGCCTGGGCGCGGTGGATGTGCTGGAGGCGGTGAGCGCGGTGCGCAGTGGCGTGGAGGTGGGCGCTACCTGGGATGGGGCGGTGCGCGTGCCCATCGTCCTGCGGTTGACGGGCGCGTCCGATGCCTTCTCCCTGTCCGAGTTGCCACTCCCCACGGAGACGGGGGGCCTGGTGCCGCTCTCCCGCGTGGCCGACGTGCGGTTGACGTCCTCGCCCGGGCTGGTGAGCCGGGAAGGGGGCCAGCGCCGGCTGGTGGTGGGCTTCAACGTGCGCGGCGCGGACCTGGGGACGGTGGTGGAGCGGGCACGGAGCCGCGTGGAGCAGGCGCTCGCTCCGCCTGATGGCTATCGGCTCGAGTGGGGCGGTCAGTACGAGACCTTGACGGAGGCACGGCAAAGGCTTTCGCTGGTGCTTCCCGCCGTGGCCCTCCTCATCTTCGCCGTGCTGCTGTTCGCCTTCCGCCGCATGCGTCCCGCTTTGGCCATCTTCGCCAACGTCCCCTTCGCGTGCGTGGGCGGGATGATGGCGCTGGCGGCCCGGGACCTGCCCGTGTCCATCTCCGCGGCGGTGGGCTTCATCGCGCTGTCCGGCATCGCGGTGCTCAACGGCGTCGTGCTGATGTCGCGCGAACAGCGGCTCGAAGCGGACGGCCATGCTCCCGGCGAGGCGGTGGTGATGGCGGCACGCGAGCGGGCCCGGCCCGTGTTGATGACGGCGCTGGTGGCGGCGCTGGGCTTCATCCCGATGATGCTCGCTCGCGGGGTAGGCGCCGAGGTGCAGCGGCCCCTGGCCACGGTGGTGGTGGGCGGGCTCGTCACCTCCACGCTGTTGACCCTGGTCATCCTCCCCACGCTCTACCCATGGTTCGCGGGTGGGACGCGCACGCAGACGCGTGCATGA
- a CDS encoding response regulator transcription factor, which produces MRLLLVEDEERMANLLRRGLGEEGHLVDTCRTAEDALDQAGEVAYDAIILDWALPGMDGVALLRRWRERGLMTPVLMLTARGTVGERVTGLRAGADDYLVKPFAFEELLARLEALHRRSEGQTQSWGGGSIHIDARRRMLTCGDREVALTGREFALLGELASRAGEVHTRSSLLAKVWGPSFDGPPNIVDVYVGYVRTKLTEVGAEGVTIQAVRGVGFRLVIEGAR; this is translated from the coding sequence GTGAGGCTGCTGCTGGTGGAAGACGAGGAGCGGATGGCGAACCTGCTCCGGCGGGGGCTCGGGGAAGAGGGCCACCTCGTGGACACCTGCCGCACGGCGGAGGACGCGCTCGACCAGGCAGGCGAGGTGGCCTACGACGCCATCATCCTCGACTGGGCCCTGCCCGGCATGGACGGCGTGGCGCTGCTGCGGCGCTGGCGCGAACGCGGCTTGATGACGCCGGTGCTGATGCTCACCGCCCGCGGCACGGTGGGGGAGCGAGTGACGGGCCTGCGTGCTGGCGCGGATGACTACCTGGTGAAGCCCTTTGCCTTCGAGGAACTGCTCGCGCGCCTGGAGGCGCTGCACCGCCGCTCCGAGGGCCAGACGCAGTCCTGGGGCGGAGGGTCCATCCACATCGATGCCCGGCGGCGGATGTTGACGTGTGGCGACCGTGAGGTGGCCTTGACGGGCCGCGAGTTCGCCCTGCTGGGTGAGCTGGCTTCGCGCGCGGGCGAGGTCCACACCCGCTCCAGCCTGCTGGCGAAGGTGTGGGGCCCCAGCTTCGATGGGCCTCCCAACATCGTGGACGTCTACGTGGGCTACGTGCGCACGAAGCTGACCGAGGTGGGCGCGGAAGGGGTGACCATCCAGGCGGTGCGTGGGGTGGGCTTCCGGTTGGTGATTGAGGGCGCTCGGTGA